The Gopherus evgoodei ecotype Sinaloan lineage chromosome 8, rGopEvg1_v1.p, whole genome shotgun sequence genome includes a region encoding these proteins:
- the MATR3 gene encoding matrin-3 isoform X2: MRGRIRTPARSRKDSNRLQTQEWNHHINGATHSRRCQLLLEIYPEWNPDNDSGHGMGDRSMLQQSTNPAPGILGPPPPPFHLGPPIGPRGAGNGNMPGPRHMQKDRMETSRVVHIMDFQRGKNLRYQLLQLVEPFGIITNHLILNKINEAFIEMSTTEDAQAAVEYYMTTPALVFGKPVRVHLSHKYKRIKKPEGKPDQKTEPPKPEPGRVIHLSNLPHSGYSDNAVIKLAEPYGKIKNYILMRMKSQAFIEMETREDALAMVEHCSNKALWFQGRCVKVDLSEKYKKLVLRIPNKGVELLKKDKARKRTYSPDSKDSPSDKKSKTDGTQKTESGSAEDKDKEEKQDDDAEKSAAKGSEQADQEEPSLLLESEDELLVDEEEAAALLESGSSAGDDTDVANLGDVAAEEKKDAADDTTTKTEGNVGATPAAKKKLKKRYVGGFPQSMEGFVTLDEVGDEEDSDHQKLRKSGMAVKSAGKNDDSLAEIKVDKIEEPEQENETLENGTKTEENMKTETVEVSDNTATQDTEKNTNENTDAQDEQETKSIQEKAVVPDEYRIGPYQPNVPVGVNYVVPKTGFYCKLCSLFYTNEDVAKKTHCSSLPHYQKLKKILDKMAEDHRQKKEA, translated from the exons GAGTGGAACCATCATATCAATGGAGCAACCCACAGTCGACGTTGTCAGCTTCTTCTTGAAAT ATATCCAGAGTGGAATCCTGATAATGATTCTGGACATGGAAT GGGTGATCGGTCTATGTTGCAGCAATCTACAAATCCTGCACCAGGAATTCTGGGGCCGCCGCCACCTCCATTTCATCTTGGACCACCAATTGGGCCAAGAG GAGCTGGAAATGGAAACATGCCAGGACCACGACATATGCAGAAAGACAGAATG GAAACAAGCAGAGTTGTTCACATTATGGATTTTCAGAGagggaaaaacttgaggtaccaATTGCTGCAGCTTGTTGAGCCATTTGGAATAATTACAAATCATCTGATTCTAAACAAAATTAATGAG GCATTTATTGAAATGTCCACTACTGAAGATGCCCAAGCTGCAGTGGAATATTATATGACAACACCAGCTCTAGTATTTGGCAAACCTGTAAGAGTGCACTTATCCCATAAGTATAAAAGAATAAAG AAACCAGAGGGGAAGCCTGACCAAAAAACAGAGCCACCAAAGCCAGAACCTGGTCGCGTGATTCACCTCAGTAACTTACCTCACTCAGGATATTCTGACAATGCCGTAATCAAACTAGCTGAGCCGTATGGAAAAATAAAGAATTACATACTGATGAGAATGAAAAGCCAG GCTTTCATAGAGATGGAAACCAGAGAAGATGCTTTGGCTATGGTTGAGCATTGTTCAAACAAAGCACTCTGGTTCCAGGGAAGATGTGTGAAGGTGGACTTGTCTGAAAAATACAAGAAGCTGGTATTAAGG attcCCAACAAAGGAGTTGAACTACTGAAAAAAGATAAAGCTAG AAAGAGAACATATTCTCCAGATAGTAAAGACTCTCCAAGTGATAAAAAATCTAAGACAGATGGAACTCAGAAAACTGAAAGCGGTAGTGCTGAAGATAAAGATAAAGAGGAGAAACAGGATGATGATGCTGAGAAATCAGCTGCAAAAGGCAGTGAACAGGCAGACCAAGAGGAACCTAGTTTACTTCTTGAATCTGAAGATGAGCTGCTAGTAGatgaggaagaagcagcagcattgctAGAAAGTGGCAGCTCAGCAGGAGATGACACTGATGTTGCTAATTTAGGCGATGTGGCTGCTGAGGAGAAAAAGGATGCAGCAGATGACACTACCACAAAAACTGAAGGAAATGTTGGTGCTACCccagcagcaaagaaaaaactTAAAAAG CGATATGTGGGTGGCTTCCCCCAGAGCATGGAGGGTTTTGTCACTCTAGATGAGGTTGGTGATGAAGAAGACTCAGATCATCAGAAACTGCGTAAATCGGGAATGGCAGTTAAATCTGCTGGGAAAAATGATGATAGTTTGGCTGAAATTAAGGTAGACAAGATTGAGGAACCAGAGCAGGAAAATGAGACCTTGGAAAATGGAACCAAAACTGAGGAGAATATGAAGACAGAAACAGTTGAGGTTTCTGATAACACAGCAACCCAGGATacagagaaaaatacaaatgaaaatacaGATGCACAGGATGAACAGGAAACAAAAAGCATCCAGGAGAAAGCCGTTGTTCCAGACGAATATAGAATTGGACCATATCAGCCAAATGTTCCTGTTG GTGTGAATTATGTGGTACCCAAAACAGGGTTTTATTGCAAACTGTGTTCCTTGTTTTACACAAATGAAGATGTTGCAAAAAAGACCCATTGCAGCAGCCTTCCACATTATCAGAAGTTGAAG AAAATTCTGGATAAAATGGCAGAAGATCACAGGCAAAAGAAAGAGGCTTAA
- the MATR3 gene encoding matrin-3 isoform X3, with amino-acid sequence MPQEWNHHINGATHSRRCQLLLEIYPEWNPDNDSGHGMGDRSMLQQSTNPAPGILGPPPPPFHLGPPIGPRGAGNGNMPGPRHMQKDRMETSRVVHIMDFQRGKNLRYQLLQLVEPFGIITNHLILNKINEAFIEMSTTEDAQAAVEYYMTTPALVFGKPVRVHLSHKYKRIKKPEGKPDQKTEPPKPEPGRVIHLSNLPHSGYSDNAVIKLAEPYGKIKNYILMRMKSQAFIEMETREDALAMVEHCSNKALWFQGRCVKVDLSEKYKKLVLRIPNKGVELLKKDKARKRTYSPDSKDSPSDKKSKTDGTQKTESGSAEDKDKEEKQDDDAEKSAAKGSEQADQEEPSLLLESEDELLVDEEEAAALLESGSSAGDDTDVANLGDVAAEEKKDAADDTTTKTEGNVGATPAAKKKLKKRYVGGFPQSMEGFVTLDEVGDEEDSDHQKLRKSGMAVKSAGKNDDSLAEIKVDKIEEPEQENETLENGTKTEENMKTETVEVSDNTATQDTEKNTNENTDAQDEQETKSIQEKAVVPDEYRIGPYQPNVPVGVNYVVPKTGFYCKLCSLFYTNEDVAKKTHCSSLPHYQKLKKILDKMAEDHRQKKEA; translated from the exons GAGTGGAACCATCATATCAATGGAGCAACCCACAGTCGACGTTGTCAGCTTCTTCTTGAAAT ATATCCAGAGTGGAATCCTGATAATGATTCTGGACATGGAAT GGGTGATCGGTCTATGTTGCAGCAATCTACAAATCCTGCACCAGGAATTCTGGGGCCGCCGCCACCTCCATTTCATCTTGGACCACCAATTGGGCCAAGAG GAGCTGGAAATGGAAACATGCCAGGACCACGACATATGCAGAAAGACAGAATG GAAACAAGCAGAGTTGTTCACATTATGGATTTTCAGAGagggaaaaacttgaggtaccaATTGCTGCAGCTTGTTGAGCCATTTGGAATAATTACAAATCATCTGATTCTAAACAAAATTAATGAG GCATTTATTGAAATGTCCACTACTGAAGATGCCCAAGCTGCAGTGGAATATTATATGACAACACCAGCTCTAGTATTTGGCAAACCTGTAAGAGTGCACTTATCCCATAAGTATAAAAGAATAAAG AAACCAGAGGGGAAGCCTGACCAAAAAACAGAGCCACCAAAGCCAGAACCTGGTCGCGTGATTCACCTCAGTAACTTACCTCACTCAGGATATTCTGACAATGCCGTAATCAAACTAGCTGAGCCGTATGGAAAAATAAAGAATTACATACTGATGAGAATGAAAAGCCAG GCTTTCATAGAGATGGAAACCAGAGAAGATGCTTTGGCTATGGTTGAGCATTGTTCAAACAAAGCACTCTGGTTCCAGGGAAGATGTGTGAAGGTGGACTTGTCTGAAAAATACAAGAAGCTGGTATTAAGG attcCCAACAAAGGAGTTGAACTACTGAAAAAAGATAAAGCTAG AAAGAGAACATATTCTCCAGATAGTAAAGACTCTCCAAGTGATAAAAAATCTAAGACAGATGGAACTCAGAAAACTGAAAGCGGTAGTGCTGAAGATAAAGATAAAGAGGAGAAACAGGATGATGATGCTGAGAAATCAGCTGCAAAAGGCAGTGAACAGGCAGACCAAGAGGAACCTAGTTTACTTCTTGAATCTGAAGATGAGCTGCTAGTAGatgaggaagaagcagcagcattgctAGAAAGTGGCAGCTCAGCAGGAGATGACACTGATGTTGCTAATTTAGGCGATGTGGCTGCTGAGGAGAAAAAGGATGCAGCAGATGACACTACCACAAAAACTGAAGGAAATGTTGGTGCTACCccagcagcaaagaaaaaactTAAAAAG CGATATGTGGGTGGCTTCCCCCAGAGCATGGAGGGTTTTGTCACTCTAGATGAGGTTGGTGATGAAGAAGACTCAGATCATCAGAAACTGCGTAAATCGGGAATGGCAGTTAAATCTGCTGGGAAAAATGATGATAGTTTGGCTGAAATTAAGGTAGACAAGATTGAGGAACCAGAGCAGGAAAATGAGACCTTGGAAAATGGAACCAAAACTGAGGAGAATATGAAGACAGAAACAGTTGAGGTTTCTGATAACACAGCAACCCAGGATacagagaaaaatacaaatgaaaatacaGATGCACAGGATGAACAGGAAACAAAAAGCATCCAGGAGAAAGCCGTTGTTCCAGACGAATATAGAATTGGACCATATCAGCCAAATGTTCCTGTTG GTGTGAATTATGTGGTACCCAAAACAGGGTTTTATTGCAAACTGTGTTCCTTGTTTTACACAAATGAAGATGTTGCAAAAAAGACCCATTGCAGCAGCCTTCCACATTATCAGAAGTTGAAG AAAATTCTGGATAAAATGGCAGAAGATCACAGGCAAAAGAAAGAGGCTTAA
- the MATR3 gene encoding matrin-3 isoform X4 — MGDRSMLQQSTNPAPGILGPPPPPFHLGPPIGPRGAGNGNMPGPRHMQKDRMETSRVVHIMDFQRGKNLRYQLLQLVEPFGIITNHLILNKINEAFIEMSTTEDAQAAVEYYMTTPALVFGKPVRVHLSHKYKRIKKPEGKPDQKTEPPKPEPGRVIHLSNLPHSGYSDNAVIKLAEPYGKIKNYILMRMKSQAFIEMETREDALAMVEHCSNKALWFQGRCVKVDLSEKYKKLVLRIPNKGVELLKKDKARKRTYSPDSKDSPSDKKSKTDGTQKTESGSAEDKDKEEKQDDDAEKSAAKGSEQADQEEPSLLLESEDELLVDEEEAAALLESGSSAGDDTDVANLGDVAAEEKKDAADDTTTKTEGNVGATPAAKKKLKKRYVGGFPQSMEGFVTLDEVGDEEDSDHQKLRKSGMAVKSAGKNDDSLAEIKVDKIEEPEQENETLENGTKTEENMKTETVEVSDNTATQDTEKNTNENTDAQDEQETKSIQEKAVVPDEYRIGPYQPNVPVGVNYVVPKTGFYCKLCSLFYTNEDVAKKTHCSSLPHYQKLKKILDKMAEDHRQKKEA; from the exons AT GGGTGATCGGTCTATGTTGCAGCAATCTACAAATCCTGCACCAGGAATTCTGGGGCCGCCGCCACCTCCATTTCATCTTGGACCACCAATTGGGCCAAGAG GAGCTGGAAATGGAAACATGCCAGGACCACGACATATGCAGAAAGACAGAATG GAAACAAGCAGAGTTGTTCACATTATGGATTTTCAGAGagggaaaaacttgaggtaccaATTGCTGCAGCTTGTTGAGCCATTTGGAATAATTACAAATCATCTGATTCTAAACAAAATTAATGAG GCATTTATTGAAATGTCCACTACTGAAGATGCCCAAGCTGCAGTGGAATATTATATGACAACACCAGCTCTAGTATTTGGCAAACCTGTAAGAGTGCACTTATCCCATAAGTATAAAAGAATAAAG AAACCAGAGGGGAAGCCTGACCAAAAAACAGAGCCACCAAAGCCAGAACCTGGTCGCGTGATTCACCTCAGTAACTTACCTCACTCAGGATATTCTGACAATGCCGTAATCAAACTAGCTGAGCCGTATGGAAAAATAAAGAATTACATACTGATGAGAATGAAAAGCCAG GCTTTCATAGAGATGGAAACCAGAGAAGATGCTTTGGCTATGGTTGAGCATTGTTCAAACAAAGCACTCTGGTTCCAGGGAAGATGTGTGAAGGTGGACTTGTCTGAAAAATACAAGAAGCTGGTATTAAGG attcCCAACAAAGGAGTTGAACTACTGAAAAAAGATAAAGCTAG AAAGAGAACATATTCTCCAGATAGTAAAGACTCTCCAAGTGATAAAAAATCTAAGACAGATGGAACTCAGAAAACTGAAAGCGGTAGTGCTGAAGATAAAGATAAAGAGGAGAAACAGGATGATGATGCTGAGAAATCAGCTGCAAAAGGCAGTGAACAGGCAGACCAAGAGGAACCTAGTTTACTTCTTGAATCTGAAGATGAGCTGCTAGTAGatgaggaagaagcagcagcattgctAGAAAGTGGCAGCTCAGCAGGAGATGACACTGATGTTGCTAATTTAGGCGATGTGGCTGCTGAGGAGAAAAAGGATGCAGCAGATGACACTACCACAAAAACTGAAGGAAATGTTGGTGCTACCccagcagcaaagaaaaaactTAAAAAG CGATATGTGGGTGGCTTCCCCCAGAGCATGGAGGGTTTTGTCACTCTAGATGAGGTTGGTGATGAAGAAGACTCAGATCATCAGAAACTGCGTAAATCGGGAATGGCAGTTAAATCTGCTGGGAAAAATGATGATAGTTTGGCTGAAATTAAGGTAGACAAGATTGAGGAACCAGAGCAGGAAAATGAGACCTTGGAAAATGGAACCAAAACTGAGGAGAATATGAAGACAGAAACAGTTGAGGTTTCTGATAACACAGCAACCCAGGATacagagaaaaatacaaatgaaaatacaGATGCACAGGATGAACAGGAAACAAAAAGCATCCAGGAGAAAGCCGTTGTTCCAGACGAATATAGAATTGGACCATATCAGCCAAATGTTCCTGTTG GTGTGAATTATGTGGTACCCAAAACAGGGTTTTATTGCAAACTGTGTTCCTTGTTTTACACAAATGAAGATGTTGCAAAAAAGACCCATTGCAGCAGCCTTCCACATTATCAGAAGTTGAAG AAAATTCTGGATAAAATGGCAGAAGATCACAGGCAAAAGAAAGAGGCTTAA
- the MATR3 gene encoding matrin-3 isoform X1, whose product MSKSFQQSSLSRDSQGHGRDLSAGIGLLAAATQSLSMPASLGRMNQGTARLASLMNLGMSSSLNQQGSHSALSSASTSSHNLQSIFNIGSRGPLPLSSQHRGDADQATNILASFGLSARDLDELSRYPEDKITPENLPQILLQLKRRRAEEGPSLSYGRDGRSSTREPPYRVPRDDWEEKRHFRRDSFDDRGPSLNPVVDYDHGSRSQESGYYDRMDYEDDRLRDGERCRDDSFYGETSHNYHKYESEYDRMGRGPGPERSLFEKKRGAPPNSNIEDFHGFLPKGYPHLCSICDMPVHSNKEWNHHINGATHSRRCQLLLEIYPEWNPDNDSGHGMGDRSMLQQSTNPAPGILGPPPPPFHLGPPIGPRGAGNGNMPGPRHMQKDRMETSRVVHIMDFQRGKNLRYQLLQLVEPFGIITNHLILNKINEAFIEMSTTEDAQAAVEYYMTTPALVFGKPVRVHLSHKYKRIKKPEGKPDQKTEPPKPEPGRVIHLSNLPHSGYSDNAVIKLAEPYGKIKNYILMRMKSQAFIEMETREDALAMVEHCSNKALWFQGRCVKVDLSEKYKKLVLRIPNKGVELLKKDKARKRTYSPDSKDSPSDKKSKTDGTQKTESGSAEDKDKEEKQDDDAEKSAAKGSEQADQEEPSLLLESEDELLVDEEEAAALLESGSSAGDDTDVANLGDVAAEEKKDAADDTTTKTEGNVGATPAAKKKLKKRYVGGFPQSMEGFVTLDEVGDEEDSDHQKLRKSGMAVKSAGKNDDSLAEIKVDKIEEPEQENETLENGTKTEENMKTETVEVSDNTATQDTEKNTNENTDAQDEQETKSIQEKAVVPDEYRIGPYQPNVPVGVNYVVPKTGFYCKLCSLFYTNEDVAKKTHCSSLPHYQKLKKILDKMAEDHRQKKEA is encoded by the exons ATGTCCAAGTCATTCCAGCAGTCATCTCTAAGTAGGGATTCACAAGGTCATGGGCGTGACCTATCTGCAGGAATAGGCCTTCTTGCTGCTGCTACCCAGTCTTTAAGTATGCCAGCATCTCTTGGAAGGATGAACCAGGGTACTGCACGCCTTGCTAGCTTAATGAATCTTGGAATGAGTTCTTCATTGAACCAACAAGGATCTCATAGTGCACTGTCTTCTGCTAGTACCTCTTCCCATAATTTACAATCTATTTTTAACATTGGAAGTAGAGGTCCACTCCCTTTGTCTTCTCAACACCGTGGAGATGCAGACCAGGCCACTAATATTTTGGCCAGCTTTGGTCTGTCTGCTAGAGACTTAGATGAACTGAGTCGCTATCCCGAGGACAAGATTACTCCTGAAAACTTGCCTCAAATCCTTCTACAACTTAAAAGGAGGAGAGCTGAAGAAGGTCCTTCATTGAGTTATGGTAGAGATGGCAGATCATCTACACGGGAGCCACCATACAGAGTACCTAGGGATGATTGGGAAGAAAAAAGGCACTTTAGAAGAGATAGTTTTGATGATCGTGGTCCTAGTCTCAACCCAGTGGTTGACTATGACCATGGAAGTCGTTCTCAAGAATCTGGTTATTATGACAGAATGGATTATGAAGATGACAGATTAAGAGATGGAGAAAGGTGTAGGGATGACTCTTTTTATGGTGAGACTTCGCATAACTATCATAAATATGAAAGTGAGTATGACAGAATGGGTCGTGGTCCTGGTCCTGAGAGATCTCTTTTTGAGAAAAAGAGAGGTGCTCCTCCAAATAGCAATATTGAAGACTTCCATGGATTCTTACCGAAGGGTTATCCCCATCTGTGCTCTATATGTGATATGCCAGTTCATTCTAATAAG GAGTGGAACCATCATATCAATGGAGCAACCCACAGTCGACGTTGTCAGCTTCTTCTTGAAAT ATATCCAGAGTGGAATCCTGATAATGATTCTGGACATGGAAT GGGTGATCGGTCTATGTTGCAGCAATCTACAAATCCTGCACCAGGAATTCTGGGGCCGCCGCCACCTCCATTTCATCTTGGACCACCAATTGGGCCAAGAG GAGCTGGAAATGGAAACATGCCAGGACCACGACATATGCAGAAAGACAGAATG GAAACAAGCAGAGTTGTTCACATTATGGATTTTCAGAGagggaaaaacttgaggtaccaATTGCTGCAGCTTGTTGAGCCATTTGGAATAATTACAAATCATCTGATTCTAAACAAAATTAATGAG GCATTTATTGAAATGTCCACTACTGAAGATGCCCAAGCTGCAGTGGAATATTATATGACAACACCAGCTCTAGTATTTGGCAAACCTGTAAGAGTGCACTTATCCCATAAGTATAAAAGAATAAAG AAACCAGAGGGGAAGCCTGACCAAAAAACAGAGCCACCAAAGCCAGAACCTGGTCGCGTGATTCACCTCAGTAACTTACCTCACTCAGGATATTCTGACAATGCCGTAATCAAACTAGCTGAGCCGTATGGAAAAATAAAGAATTACATACTGATGAGAATGAAAAGCCAG GCTTTCATAGAGATGGAAACCAGAGAAGATGCTTTGGCTATGGTTGAGCATTGTTCAAACAAAGCACTCTGGTTCCAGGGAAGATGTGTGAAGGTGGACTTGTCTGAAAAATACAAGAAGCTGGTATTAAGG attcCCAACAAAGGAGTTGAACTACTGAAAAAAGATAAAGCTAG AAAGAGAACATATTCTCCAGATAGTAAAGACTCTCCAAGTGATAAAAAATCTAAGACAGATGGAACTCAGAAAACTGAAAGCGGTAGTGCTGAAGATAAAGATAAAGAGGAGAAACAGGATGATGATGCTGAGAAATCAGCTGCAAAAGGCAGTGAACAGGCAGACCAAGAGGAACCTAGTTTACTTCTTGAATCTGAAGATGAGCTGCTAGTAGatgaggaagaagcagcagcattgctAGAAAGTGGCAGCTCAGCAGGAGATGACACTGATGTTGCTAATTTAGGCGATGTGGCTGCTGAGGAGAAAAAGGATGCAGCAGATGACACTACCACAAAAACTGAAGGAAATGTTGGTGCTACCccagcagcaaagaaaaaactTAAAAAG CGATATGTGGGTGGCTTCCCCCAGAGCATGGAGGGTTTTGTCACTCTAGATGAGGTTGGTGATGAAGAAGACTCAGATCATCAGAAACTGCGTAAATCGGGAATGGCAGTTAAATCTGCTGGGAAAAATGATGATAGTTTGGCTGAAATTAAGGTAGACAAGATTGAGGAACCAGAGCAGGAAAATGAGACCTTGGAAAATGGAACCAAAACTGAGGAGAATATGAAGACAGAAACAGTTGAGGTTTCTGATAACACAGCAACCCAGGATacagagaaaaatacaaatgaaaatacaGATGCACAGGATGAACAGGAAACAAAAAGCATCCAGGAGAAAGCCGTTGTTCCAGACGAATATAGAATTGGACCATATCAGCCAAATGTTCCTGTTG GTGTGAATTATGTGGTACCCAAAACAGGGTTTTATTGCAAACTGTGTTCCTTGTTTTACACAAATGAAGATGTTGCAAAAAAGACCCATTGCAGCAGCCTTCCACATTATCAGAAGTTGAAG AAAATTCTGGATAAAATGGCAGAAGATCACAGGCAAAAGAAAGAGGCTTAA